In a single window of the Lynx canadensis isolate LIC74 chromosome E2, mLynCan4.pri.v2, whole genome shotgun sequence genome:
- the FFAR3 gene encoding LOW QUALITY PROTEIN: free fatty acid receptor 3 (The sequence of the model RefSeq protein was modified relative to this genomic sequence to represent the inferred CDS: deleted 2 bases in 1 codon), with protein MDTSPDRSFSPGNHWLYFSVYLFTFLVGLPLNLAALVIFVGKLRRRPVAVDVLLLNLTLSDLLLLLFLPFRMVEAANGMRWPLPFIFCPLSGSLFFTTLYLTSLFLAAVSVERFLSVAYPLWYKARPRPGQAGLVSGACWLLAAAHCSVVYVIEFSGEATNGTCYLEFQKDQLAILLPVRLEMAVVLFGVPLLITIYCYSHLVWVLSRGTNHRRRRRVVGLVVATLLNFLVCFGPYNVSHVVGYIQGESPAWRSYVLLLSTLNSCVDPLVYYFSSSGFQADFQGLLRRLTGAWGPWRQEDSMQLKDKNDEGQPGELSNVENRRETPGGLWSRLGCRGAWRGLS; from the exons ATGGACACCAGCCCGGACCGGTCCTTCTCCCCCGGCAACCACTGGCTCTACTTCTCCGTGTACCTCTTCACCTTCCTCGTGGGGCTCCCCCTCAACCTGGCGGCCCTGGTGATCTTCGTGGGCAAGCTGCGGCGCCGCCCGGTGGCTGTGGACGTGCTCTTGCTCAACCTGACGCTCTCAGACCTGCTCCTGCTGCTCTTCCTGCCCTTCCGCATGGTGGAGGCGGCCAACGGCATGCGCTGGCCCCTGCCCTTCATCTTCTGCCCCCTCTCCGGATCCCTCTTCTTCACCACCCTCTACCTCACCTCCCTCTTCCTGGCAGCTGTGAGCGTCGAACGCTTCCTCAGCGTGGCCTACCCGCTGTGGTACAAGGCCCGGCCGAGGCCGGGACAGGCCGGCCTGGTCAGCGGGGCCTGCTGGCTCCTGGCTGCCGCTCACTGCAGCGTGGTCTACGTGATAGAATTCTCTGGGGAGGCCACCAACGGCACCTGCTACCTGGAGTTCCAGAAGGACCAGCTGGCGATTCTCCTGCCCGTCAGGCTGGAGATGGCTGTGGTCCTTTTTGGGGTGCCCCTGCTCATCACCATCTACTGCTACAGCCACCTGGTGTGGGTGCTCAGCAGAGGCACCAACCACCGGCGGCGGAGGCGGGTGGTTGGGCTCGTGGTGGCCACGCTGCTCAACTTCCTCGTCTGCTTTGGGCCCTACAACGTGTCCCACGTCGTGGGCTACATCCAGGGTGAAAGCCCGGCGTGGAGAAGTTACGTGCTGCTCCTCAGCACCTTGAACTCCTGCGTCGACCCGCTTGTCTACTACTTTTCATCCTCTGGGTTTCAGGCTGACTTTCAGGGGCTGCTGAGGAGGCTGACGGGGGCCTGGGGCCCTTGGAGGCAGGAGGACAGCATGCAACTGAAGGACAAGAATGACGAG GGGCAGCCGGGGGAGCTGTCCAACGTAGAGAACAGGAGGGAGACTCCTGGAGGGCTGTGGAGCAGGCTGGGCTGCCGAGGGGCCTGGCGGGGGCTCTCGTAG